The Ischnura elegans chromosome 1, ioIscEleg1.1, whole genome shotgun sequence genome contains a region encoding:
- the LOC124170986 gene encoding poly(A)-specific ribonuclease PARN-like gives MEVTRRNFRQLLPEIQDAIRASSFISIDGEFTGLLDNNVISAFDYPWEYYSKVRKGGMSFLLIQFGLCAFEYDSVNERYTHRAYNFYVYPYTSGRRSLDSSFLCQSSCMEFLAENGFDFNKLFKEGIPYVNFLGEQKLKEDFENQKKIRELRRAEKCTSSTDAGITVPEKYMMYLKEICDKVHEFIKGPEKRLELGDKTNGFVRKLIFETLQKNFNQEGLFVESGIKEGGGRMDRVVILTKEEGSREEILERREEEWRKAMMEELDMAVGFSTVIRAITESNKLVVGHNMLLDVCHCLHQFCAILPEDYAEFKELAHCAFPRLVDTKLMTNMYPFKDKFMNTTLLQLMERLSEEPFKLPEVEPAEGYPGYSCKDNKAHEAGFDAFVTGVCFIGLSNYLGSLAHGTKNGAATDPPLLKPFENKLYLMQVQDIPYIDLVGPDALPPRDHVFYVTFPSTWNMLNLRSLFGSFGSIYVSWLNDTSAFVALEERDKASLVCKTLSSIVGSEPCTVVPFLEYVNQKNNKVAAQGKFSSPLLRKEDHAVNLCRNSSNAETSAVIPSGVKRRRSSGESSFSKRNIEPIPEEREDEIDKPSVAEPEGNLAAGSLPEKKDKKGQWIVSHSDSSTPDCVRAKRAKLKAFDENDSWD, from the exons ATGGAAGTAACAAGAAGAA ACTTTAGACAACTGCTGCCTGAAATCCAAGATGCGATACGGGCATCTTCGTTTATTAGTATTGATGGAGAGTTTACCGGATTGCTGGATAACAATGTTATAAGTGCGTTTGACTACCCTTGGGAGTATTATTCTAAAGTCAGGAAAGGCGGGATGAGCTTTTTACTAATCCAATTTGGCCTCTGTGCCTTCGAGTACGACAGTGTGAATGAGAG gTATACGCACAGAGCATACAACTTTTATGTGTATCCGTACACGAGTGGTCGGAGATCTCTAGATTCTAGTTTTTTATGTCAAAGTTCGTGTATGGAATTTTTAGCAGAAAATGGCTTTGACTTCAATAAATTGTTCAAGGAAG GCATTCCTTATGTGAATTTTTTGGGCGAGCAAAAGCTGAAAGAAGACTttgaaaatcaaaagaaaatacgTGAACTTAGACGAGCTGAGAAGTGTACTTCCAGTACGGATGCAGGAATCACAGTTCCTGAAAAATATATGATGTACCTGAAGGAAATCTG tGATAAAGTTCATGAATTTATAAAGGGACCAGAAAAAAGGTTGGAATTAGGAGATAAAACAAATGGTTTTGTAAGAAAGCTGATATTTGAAACCCTTCAAAAGAACTTCAATCAAGAAGGTCTGTTTGTTGAGAGTGGTATCAAGGAAGGAGGGGGGCGTATGGATCGTGTTGTTATTTTGACTAAAGAAGAAGGAAGCCGGGAGGAGATTTTAGAGCGACGGGAAGAAGAGTGGCGCAAGGCAATGATGGAAGAAttagatatggctgttggattctCAACTGTAATACGTGCAATAACTGAGTCG AATAAGTTAGTTGTTGGACATAACATGCTATTGGATGTATGTCATTGCCTTCACCAGTTTTGTGCAATTCTTCCTGAAGATTACGCAGAATTCAAAGAATTGGCTCATTGTGCTTTTCCAAG gttGGTGGATACCAAGCTAATGACAAACATGTATCCATTTAAAGACAAATTCATGAACACCACTCTGCTACAACTAATGGAGCGGTTATCAGAAGAGCCATTTAAACTTCCAGAAGTTG aGCCAGCTGAGGGTTATCCGGGATATTCATGTAAAGATAACAAGGCTCATGAGGCAGGTTTTGATGCCTTTGTAACAGGAGTATGTTTCATTGGTCTGTCTAATTACCTTG GGTCTTTGGCTCATGGAACTAAAAATGGTGCAGCAACGGACCCACCATTATTGAAACCCTTTGAAAACAA gTTGTACCTGATGCAAGTGCAAGATATTCCTTACATTGATTTAGTTGGACCCGATG CTTTGCCTCCTCGGGACCATGTTTTCTATGTTACATTCCCTTCTACATGGAATATGCTGAATTTGAGATCTCTCTTTGGGTCTTTTG gATCTATATATGTTTCATGGTTAAATGATACTTCGGCATTTGTGGCCCTTGAAGAACGTGATAAAGCCTCCCTTGTGTGCAAAACCCTGAGTTCTATTGTGGGTTCTGAGCCTTGCACTGTTGTACCTTTTTTGGAATATGTCAATCAAAAGAATAATAAAGTTGCAGCCCAAGGGAAATTTTCATCGCCACTCCTTAGGAAAGAGGACCATGCAGTGAACCTTTGTAGGAATTCCAGTAATGCTGAAACCAGTGCTGTCATTCCTAGTGGAGTGAAGAGGAGACGCAGCTCTGGAGA atCCAGCTTTTCCAAGAGGAATATTGAGCCAATCCCAGAAGAACGGGAAGATGAAATTGACAAACCAT CTGTTGCAGAACCTGAAGGAAATTTGGCGGCGGGTAGTCTACcagaaaaaaaggacaaaaaggGTCAGTGGATTGTGTCCCATTCTGATTCTTCAACTCCCGACTGTGTTCGAGCCAAGAGGGCAAAACTTAAGGCA